The Gossypium hirsutum isolate 1008001.06 chromosome D07, Gossypium_hirsutum_v2.1, whole genome shotgun sequence genome includes the window ACACTCACCATGCTTGCAGGGGAACAGTTCATCATCGACACCACGACGACCATCATAGTGATTTAGCCACAGAAGAGGAGACTAGTTTGGTGCCGAGTGGTCCAAAGACAAACAAGATAATGAACATAAATCTCCAAGGAGCTTACTTGCATGTCGTGGCTGACCTAATTCAAACCGTTGGGGTGATGATCACTGGAGCTGTTATTTGGATAAAACCTAAGTGGTTGATTGTTGATCTTCTCTGCACACTCATCTTCTCTACCGTTGCTCTCAGTACCACTCTACCTATGCTGAGAGATATTTTTAGCATATTGATGGAAAGGACACCAGGAGACATTAATATCGACATGCTGGAAAGTGGTATCAAGGGCATCGATGGAGTCCAAAATATTCACGACCTCCACGTATGGGCTATAACCGTCGGGAAACTTGTATTGTCCTGCCATGTCAAAGCTGACCCAGGAACTAGCTTTAATGAAATACTCAGTGAGATCAGTGATTACTGTGTAAAAACATACAATATTCATCACATAACTATACAAATTGAGTAATCTTTTGGTAGTTTCTTCGGCTTAAATGATATATCATTGAGTTAATGACTTGGAAACGCTGAGCTTGTCCAGGGCAATGGACATTGCGTTCAATACCATATCATATGGCTCATTTTTTTGTATTGGTCAAACAGCCGACAGCTTTGGGGAATAATATCACACACATATATGTGCTATAATAGAAGCTGCTGAATTCACGCAGAGATCTATTATTTGGGCCATTCATTTCTCACAGCCGAAAACGTTAAATTAGCCATACATTGTCTGGAAGATCTTGTCATGTTGAAAAAGATAGGGAGAGCAAATATAAAAGGAGACACTTTTAGTACAAGTGACTTGTCAAAAAAATGAAATCAATTTCGTAAAAATAAGTAATCTAAAAGACTCTCTCAAAGCTAAACATTtgaatagaaaaaagaaagaataaaaaacaagGGGTTTAGAAAGaagaataataaagaaatgataaGGCCTGCTTGCTAGCAAATATAACCTAtcaccttatttatttatttatgtagaGCAGCATCCTTTCTTGGTGTTTCCTGATGCATCAGCGACATTAATGGTAGTTCCTTGCCCGGGAAGCTTGGTGGTAGCCGCTGCTTCCTGGGCTGCCAATGCCTTTTTACACATGATATGATAAATCTCAGTCAATATAGTTTGGAATGCCTTCTCAATGTTGGTTGCTTCCAGCGCAGACGTCTCGAGAAATGAAAGACCTTCCTTCTCGGCCAAACCATGACCATCCACCTCAGAAACAGCTCGAAGATGATTCAGGTCAGATTTATTTCCAGCCATCATGACGACAATGTTAGAATCGGCGTGTTCCCTCAATTCACGCAGCCACCTTTGGACGTTATCAAAGGTTTGCCTCTTTGTTATGTCGTAGACAAGAAGTGCACCAACAGCTCCTCTGTAGTAAGCGCTAGTTATAGCTCGATATCTCTCCTGACCTGCCGTGTCCCAAATCTGTGCCTTCACAGTCTTTCCCTCCACCTATATtatcaaatagaaaataaattaatcGCAAAATACAAACCAGATCAGAAGCCTACCAACCTGCATCTAATTATTTAGATTCGAACGAATGTTATATACGGtatgcttaatttattttttaaatttccaagGATCATACTAACAATTAACCATATTCAAttactttaagaaaaaccaaGAATCTAGGTGGCACAAACAATTAACAGAGAATCAAAAGAGGTTTAATAAATCTATACGACAGGCTGACAAACACAAGAAATTGTCTTTTTATCAAATGTGTAGAATAGATATTGGATTCAATTACTTTAGGAAAAACCAAGAATCTAGGTGGCATAAACAATTAACAGAGAATCGAATGcggtttaataaatttaatatgacAGGCTGACAAACACAATAAattgtcctttttatttttctcaaaatcaaATACACAGCTATGTCATGGGCCTACAAAAAACAATAATGtactctctctctccctctttttTGAAAGCAACAATGTACTCTCTAATATTGAAAATAGGATAAAACAGCATAAAAACAGCTTGGATTAAgtacataatttttcattttcaaaaggatttgtttttcaatttaataaaataatatgccAACATAGAGAGAAAATTGTTTTCTCACTATTATAGAAATCTTCTACTCCTTCCAACTACTAGTAATAATAACAGAAAGAATAGTAATAATAACCTTCCTAGGTAAAAACAAGTCTCCATTCTCTCTCAACTTTGATATTAAATAAATGGTGCCCCTTCAAAAAAAAATcagagcaatttaatccctatcgaTTTCGAAAGCGAGCAACTAAGAATAATTAATCACAACTTAAATGTTTTTCGTCAATTTAACACAAATATGactggtataataataaatttagctcttataatttacacattctatcaatttagtcatgatttaacaaatttagccagcaatatttttgtaaatgtgtaaatgttggggctaaatttgttatcataccaatcaaaattatgcatGATTGACAAACGACATTAGCACCGTAATTAATTACCCTTaattgctcactttcaaaattgacgGGATTAAATtgccccaattttttttttgaaaggaactaatttactcaatttcgaAATTGAGAGGGATTGAGAATGTCTTTTTACCACCTCTAGAATTTTTGTTTCTAAATATAGAAATGGAAAAATCAACAGAAATCACCTATAAGCTTTCAACTTTCAATGTAAAATCAAATAACGCGAAAACGCCTCGAAGAGCATTTTGTTTTCCTTGCATTATTTCCAAGCTAAAATCAGAGTGCAAGAGAACGGGATCGGAATCGTCAAGTAATAAtagtgattttttttctttgcatATGCTAATAAATTATCCAGATAATTAACAAAAGATCTCGCAGTCAACTTAATCATGCAAAAAATTCCAAATATGAATCAGATCAGAAGTATTTAAACACACGTTAAACTATCAAAGGTAAAGAGAATTATATAAggtaaaattttagaaacttcgATAACTATTGATTTTTCGACaggaaaaataaacatataagaaGATGAATCCAAGAGAACCTGGAGAGTTCTGGTAGCGAACTCGACGCCGATAGTGGATTTAGATTCCAAACAAAACTCGTTTCTGGTGAATCTAGAGAGAATATTCGATTTTCCAACTCCAGAATCGCCGATCAGCACAATCTTGAAAAGGTAATCGTACTCGTGATCTACTCTATGTGCCATTCCAAATTTCTCACTCTCTGTTTCTCTCTATCTTGTCTCTCCTTTCCCAAACCTGCAAGATCCCAAAAAACAATCAGCCAAAAGAGATGGAGCAAAAACTAAGAGAGAGATCTGGAAGCGTTTCAACTTACTCGAAATGGATAGATCGAGAAGAGAAATTTCTCAAagtaaaaaatttgataattttagagAAACTATACTGAAAAAGATTAAACGAATGAGAGAAAAGATACAAAAAAACTACGACCACCGGAGAAGGTGGGAAAGGGGGagcttttattttgatttctgaAACGGGCAATTAAATATTGGGCTAAATTGTTTGAAGGTCCCtctattatgttattttatgaatttaatctctatatatCGAAATATGTATTttcaattattgaattattttttaattcaaacaaataatttaacataGTTTACTTTTGTAACACATGCTTACAGTCACATCCCCTTTGCAACGACTGTCTAAGCTGAATATGATGTTAAGGGTGTAATTGAGTCGAGTTCGACTCGTTATTTAGCTGGAACTTGATCAAAAGTCTATTTTTATGTTTGAACTTGAATTCAATTCAACtcgtttattaatttttatattcaaattcaaACTCCACCTTAAGCTCCAACTTGAGCTCAACTCAATTATTTAACATGATGGGTGTAATTTAGACACTTTTGTTATTTAATCTGTTTATGCATCCTTTcttattaaaagtatatatacGTCTTGCCATTCTTTGTACCGTTGAATAAATATTAgaccattttcttctttttcatcatttttaaaatataaaagaaatgtcTAAATGTAAAGAAATGTAAAGATATATATAATAGGTCACATTATCGCAAAATAAAAAAcagtgggtttggatgggcgattgggtgcggtgcggtgcgtttagtttactttttgtctcacgctacagtatcgctacaatgTCTAATCTCAcagccaccgctgtttttacactaaccgcaggtaaacgcaccgcccatccaaactcacccttaatctTAGAATACATATtaacaaaagaaaattctaaaaatattaaataataacaaagaaACTAAATTCACAAAACGAAACtttcataaaattcaaacttaaatattatgagtttatattttagggtaaatatttttttttatcactcaacTGTAAATTTTTTAGTTTGGTCAtctaattattatcttttttggtcactcaatcatcttttttttttttaatttggtcatttaattaaTCGATATGGTTGTTAAATCTTTTATGGGAGAGTGACATGACAGTTAAAGAatcagtataataacaaatttatcccttaatttttatatattatattaatttagctataattttaaaaaattaaacctcaaaatttacaaatgattTCAATTtgattatcaaaatttatatctGTCCTCCGCTTCCCCACGCCACTACTATCGTTGCCTCTACCTCTACCTCTACCTCCACCTTTCTCCAAAAGGAAGTGCTTACAACTGGTTGCTCCTTTGTACGATTAGCAAATTTGGTTGGCTGTTTGCTGCCATTTCAACATATCTCAAGCTTTTCTTGTAATTTACAGCCAATGAGGAGGAAAGCTGAGAATTTTGCAGGGATAACTTTATTCTAGCTTGGTGAAAGTTAAAATTAACTTATCTAAGAGATGCAACATTGCTCGgtatgtaattttaaaatttaagaattgaATTGAGTTTCAATAAAAAAACCCGACATCTATTAAATTGTCCAATGTGGTTATATTTACATTTTTCCACCAGATGCCCCTGAAAAATCTATTTGTTAAGCTCTTGTGgagtatatacatatgtatataaactttgaggattaaattgagattctttctaaattttaaaggttaattttttaaaattatgattaaattgatataatatataaaaattaaatttattattatactgatTTTTTAATTACCTTTATCATCTTTCGGTCAGAAATTTAAAGTCACTTAATATAAATGAACCAAAAAATAATCTCAATTAATtgagtgattaaattaaaaaaataattagataacTAAATTAAAACCATAGTTAAGTCAACTTTGGTGTACTTTACCcttctattttattacaattttctaCATTTGTGAGGGACTGAATTTTTAAAGTCCGTATGAGGTGGCAATGTGTAAGAGCAGGCTGGCAGGGTGATTTGATTTGAGTGGCAGAGGGATTTACGATCCCTGCATTTGTTCTTTTCTGGAGCTTCAATCTGGTGCGGCGTGCACTAAAATCCTCAATgtttttgtaaataatttcatAGTCCAAGTATCGTCCGATTGAATCACGATCGGATTGATATCTCTTCATGGTATATATCTGCTAATCGAATGTTGCTatcaatgaacaaaaaaaaaaaaaatcgctATCATGTCCTTCATTgtttatttaattcatgtgatGAACGGCATCAAGATTCCTTTGTTATATGATTGGGAAATAATGAGTTTAGTTAAGTAGTATTTTGTTATTTAACCAAAAAAAGGGTAGTATTTTGTTAGCAAAGATGAtgtttagaaaaatattttattgaaataaagatttatgttaaaaattaaaaaagcttttattattaataattctgtatttgtttctatttaatctcattattagcttttttaataaaaataattaattattttgacaGCGATGATTCGAACTCAAATTACTTTTATAGATGATGAATATCGGTAAATAGACTATATCTTGAgattcaaataattaaatatttcgattgataattatttattattttaatttcgttaataattttcaaattaaacatttttatgaattaatattattaatcttTCAACACATTTGAAGTACAGGTTACAACTTTCGTCAAACACTAAGAAGACATTTGATTTGATGGAAAGTTCTTACTTTCTAAGGAATTTAATTAGTTGGTGTTGCAAATACATTAGAGAAATAAACAGTAatgtaaaatattgatttaaatcacaagatcgaatcaaaacaatataaatacatatataatctgaaaaacaaaaattgaaaataaaactgGATCGAAATTGTGTACTCATAGGTAGGCAGAAATCCGACTAGTAATTGAGGCATGTtttcacagtttccttaagacagattcggccGCTCCTTTGGTGCTGGAGAAACGTTTGTCGACTGTCTCCTAGGATACAACAACGAGATGAGCACAGCAGTAGCATGGCTACAGTGATCAACGAATTGTAGCCTAGCTTTCTTCTATCATCAAAAACAGGTTCAAAATATGCAGGGAAAAGAtctcaatttttttctttgtaggaaaaatagagaaaaattcagtgtgtattttctaatgtttgaattaaaagagccattaaactcaatttaatatCTGTCCTTTTAATTCCAAATAGAATTTGAAGAGATAAGCTCTgttgaggaaaaataaaattagatattGGGCTTAAATTAATCGCAGGCCTTTGCGTTACCCACGACCGTGCAAGTGCACGCCTCCAACTCCGGCGGGTTTTGATTTGCCCCCTACGCGCGAGGAAGAATATTAGCTTAGTCATTCAATAACCATTAAGTTGTTTCATATATATTAACATATTCCACACTTGATACATAACCAATGTGGAACTAAGCCTTCCATTTtcctcaacataattcacaagtggcttactttgagcatcaatttcttattcatcactcaaccattttgagcatatgatatactaTTGTAAATGTCTCATGGGGTAGAATATAAAACCagaattttatgattcaaatctccacctttattaatcgagaatatgcctcaaagcttccaaaaatatatatttttccaacATTTAGAAAGTAATTTCAATGTTTGATACGAAACAAATTAATTTACTTCGTTGGGAATGTAACATTCCATTAGAAGTTACTTTCTCACAAATAATGGGAAGTTCTTGAGCTTTCATTTCTCTCTGTTGTTCTAGTTCTCAATGTATTTGTTCTATCTATTTTCCTACTCTAAAGCTTAAGACTTTGTTATCGTAGAAAGAGAATTGAGTCAATTTCTGTAAGTTTGTGGACCTTTAAAAGGTATGCAACTCATTGAGATGGTGTTGTAGAAGTCTTAGAAGGTAATTACATCAAAATCACGTGCACTAAGTGGCATGCAAGTTCACCTTAAGGCAAATGGTTCAATCATTGATAATGACATTAAGTTCCCTCTTCTTCAAATCTATTCTCAACAAACAAGTCTGTTATTCGTAATAAGTTcattattactgttattattttATTCCGATTTAAACAAAGTTTACAAATATTGGagtttgatttctttctttctaggttgaGAGTTTTTCGCTTTAGTATGAAATTCATAATCTCTTCTTGGTCGTAGCTTTATCACTTGGTCTTTCGACACAACATAATTTTTAGGGAAAATGACATGTTATCCTTGATTCTTTGAGGAAAAGCTATATCATGTTATTTTCTAATTTGGAAAAGAACAATATCATGTTATTCCCTAATTTTTTGAGAAAAGCATAGCATGCGCTTCCTAATTTATTCTTTTAGGGAAAACTAATGGCGTTTTATTCTTAAACTTTTTATGGAAAAGTAACATATGCTCTTTCCAACTTTCAGAGAAAAGTAATAACATGttattctcaaaattttaaaaagaaacaatgtaATGTTATTATCAACTTTTTTCCTGATATCTCgataaatatataagaaaagaaACATGTTTTGACAaacactttgtaacaccccttgcctaGTTTGGTCGCCAAACTTGAGCTATAAGAGGTTACCACACAAAACTtgcatattttaaacataaatggcGGACCATGTCACGAACTAATAGATGGATCACTCCAGCAAATTGATTAGCTACGCCCAGTATTTCAGATTGCTAAACTGTGGATTATTCCGCGGACACAAATTTAGCAAAAAGTATGGTGGACTATTCCGCGGATACCCCACACCATGGAAAGTCCTATAAAACTTAAAGTGCGAAACGTAATAAAACTAAACTTCATATTTATTATCATACATCATGAAAACTCAAAATAATCACCTTCAAAGTTTAACAAGCTTGTTTACAAATAACCACTTAAACCAATTCAATTGAACCAGAAGTCTACCACAATTTCTGGTAGATAATGTGAACTTTGTGCTGATCTGATCAAGGTATTCTGtatgctcaaaatatacaagGTAAATACAATCTGGTGTAAGTATTtagaatacttagtaagttcatacaagCTCGAAAGTTTACTTACCTCACATAATGGTTATATGATAATTTAATATGCAAACACAATTCACCTATCAGTAAGGTAAGTGCATATACTTCATCACATTCAATATGTCGAGTTTACAGTATGATACAATAACACTTTTCATATCCAGCTCATTCTCATAACCTTCCTTTTCTCTTCGTTATCTAACTtaccaatttcacatttcacatgTTTTGTATTACCCAATGAATAGTGTAAAAGAACTCAGAACACAAGTATGCTTCACATCAAAGGTTCGTTCGAGCTAAACACATACAGAGGTGTTAGGTTGCCTGTCCAGACTAAACCTTTATTGACACAATGAAAGCCTGGTCAGGGCTctatatacatgtaaggttatcAGTCTAgtctaaacctttaaaacgacatcagattatcagtccaggctaaatctgtgCTATATGTATCTTCAAGTCCGCATCAAATGCTAGATCTCGAAATCATCAAGAAATAACATGTAACCGTGTGTTTGATTCTTTTACTAAGTTCATTGTGACGCTGCCATTTTGCATTTCCATTCACATTCT containing:
- the LOC107954222 gene encoding ras-related protein Rab11C; protein product: MAHRVDHEYDYLFKIVLIGDSGVGKSNILSRFTRNEFCLESKSTIGVEFATRTLQVEGKTVKAQIWDTAGQERYRAITSAYYRGAVGALLVYDITKRQTFDNVQRWLRELREHADSNIVVMMAGNKSDLNHLRAVSEVDGHGLAEKEGLSFLETSALEATNIEKAFQTILTEIYHIMCKKALAAQEAAATTKLPGQGTTINVADASGNTKKGCCST
- the LOC107954221 gene encoding metal tolerance protein B isoform X2, with product MEDGEVSIQRLKEIEMPMVSDGNTVISMTPELKCCSGCVFSGQPNTALESKEPHNLAVMSDAAHLLTDVAGFCISLFTVWASAWKATSYQSFGFNRLEVLGALLSMQLIWFISALLIYEALDRILHENDEVNGALMFAVAAFGFVINLVMVLWLGHDHTHHACRGTVHHRHHDDHHSDLATEEETSLVPSGPKTNKIMNINLQGAYLHVVADLIQTVGVMITGAVIWIKPKWLIVDLLCTLIFSTVALSTTLPMLRDIFSILMERTPGDINIDMLESGIKGIDGVQNIHDLHVWAITVGKLVLSCHVKADPGTSFNEILSEISDYCVKTYNIHHITIQIE